Proteins from one Xenorhabdus griffiniae genomic window:
- a CDS encoding MdtA/MuxA family multidrug efflux RND transporter periplasmic adaptor subunit has protein sequence MNNKSRSYFFRLAAVLAVIIGAVFFAWKYFNVSSSTSDSQNAESKPNPFQPPVQVATAEIKSIPHYLGGLGTVLAANTVTVTSQVEGQLIALHFNEGQYVKKGDLLAEIDPRTFQVKLARAQGQYAKDQATLANTKQDLLRFQQLAKSKLISQQELDKQISLVRQSEASLQADQADIDEAKLQLAYSRITAPISGRVGLKRIDIGNHVSGGGATPIVVITQVDPIDVVFSLPENDIGAVLKAQKNHKNVVVIAWDRNNQQQLAQGKLISIDNQIDVTTGTIKMKAQFNNQDNVLFPNQFVNIQMKVNTLDDVVVIPTAGLQMGNSGNFVWKVDKENKVSKHKVIAGLQDNQLVVINSGLSAGERVVTDGIDNLTEGAKVEIVKPLTIEALNADQNKKKSEQSNGKMENS, from the coding sequence ATGAATAATAAAAGCCGTTCCTACTTTTTCCGACTCGCTGCGGTACTCGCCGTGATCATCGGGGCCGTTTTCTTTGCGTGGAAATACTTCAACGTATCTTCATCAACAAGTGATTCTCAGAATGCAGAATCAAAACCTAATCCCTTTCAACCACCAGTACAAGTAGCGACGGCCGAAATCAAATCGATACCTCATTACCTAGGAGGATTAGGAACGGTCCTGGCGGCCAATACCGTTACTGTCACCAGCCAGGTAGAAGGTCAGTTAATCGCCCTGCATTTTAATGAAGGTCAATACGTCAAAAAAGGGGATTTGCTGGCAGAAATCGATCCTCGCACCTTCCAAGTCAAACTGGCAAGAGCGCAGGGGCAATATGCCAAAGATCAAGCAACATTAGCTAACACTAAACAAGATTTGCTCCGTTTTCAGCAATTGGCGAAAAGTAAACTGATCTCTCAGCAAGAGCTGGATAAACAAATCTCTTTGGTTCGTCAGAGTGAAGCCAGCTTACAGGCCGACCAAGCAGATATCGACGAAGCCAAACTGCAATTGGCATATAGCCGTATTACCGCCCCGATTTCCGGTCGCGTCGGATTAAAACGCATTGATATCGGCAATCACGTATCTGGTGGAGGAGCAACGCCAATCGTCGTTATTACGCAAGTCGATCCTATTGATGTCGTGTTTTCCCTGCCTGAAAACGATATTGGTGCTGTGTTAAAGGCGCAAAAAAATCACAAAAATGTGGTTGTCATTGCATGGGATCGCAATAATCAGCAGCAATTGGCACAAGGAAAACTTATCAGTATCGATAATCAAATTGATGTTACGACTGGCACGATCAAGATGAAGGCCCAATTCAATAATCAAGATAATGTGTTGTTTCCTAATCAATTCGTCAATATTCAGATGAAAGTCAATACCCTGGACGATGTCGTTGTGATCCCTACGGCTGGTTTACAGATGGGAAATAGCGGTAATTTCGTCTGGAAAGTGGATAAAGAGAACAAAGTCAGTAAGCATAAAGTCATTGCTGGCCTGCAAGATAATCAATTGGTGGTCATCAACAGTGGGCTGTCAGCAGGTGAGCGTGTCGTCACTGATGGTATTGATAACTTGACCGAAGGCGCCAAAGTTGAAATTGTCAAACCTTTGACAATCGAAGCCCTTAATGCGGATCAAAATAAGAAAAAATCAGAGCAATCAAACGGTAAGATGGAGAATTCCTAA
- a CDS encoding MdtB/MuxB family multidrug efflux RND transporter permease subunit, with amino-acid sequence MQSDSPMTGGGPSRLFILRPVATTLFMIAILLTGIMGYRMLPVSALPQVDYPTIQVVTLYPGANPDVMTSAVTAPLERQFGQMSGLKQMSSRSSGGASVITLVFQLSLPLDVAEQDVQAAINSASNLLPDDLPYPPIYSKVNPADPPILTLAVTSDALPMSQVQDMVETRISQRISQVSGVGLVTLAGGQRPAVRVKLNAQALAAQGLDSDVIRSAIMKANVNSAKGSFDGPTRSITISSNDQMKSIDDYRNLIVAYKNDAPIRLRDVATIEQGVENSKLGAWANEKPAIVINVQRQPGANVIETTDNIRIMLPELINSLPKSVNVEMLTDRTVSIRHSVKDVQFELLLAIALVVMVIYLFLRNVTATLIPSIAVPLSLVGTFAVMYFCGFSVNNLTLMALTIATGFVVDDAIVVIENISRYIERGEKPLAAALKGAGEIGFTIISLTFSLIAVLIPLLFMGDIVGRLFREFAITLAVAILISAVVSLTLTPMMCARMLKPEADIKHNRFEQACERFFERIIAVYAVLLKRVLNHPWITLGVAFGTLALTALLYIMIPKGFFPLQDNGLIQGTLEAPQSISFNAMADKQRQVTALLLKDPAVDNVTTFIGIDGSNPTLNNARLQITLKPLKERDDRIDEVIPRLQARIAKVPDVKLYLQPTQDLTIDTQLSRTQYQFTLQATSLDELAVWVPKLQHALKQRSELVDIGNNWQNQGLVAYLNVNRDMASRFGISMAAVDNALYNAFGQRLISTIYTQSNQYRVILEQDTKNSSGLEAINNLYLTGNDGKMVPLNTIATVEQRLGNLSIDHLQQFPAATFSFNVAKDSSLEQAVNAVKEAEQAIQMPKDIITQFQGATLAFQDALSNTLWLILAAVVAMYIVLGILYESFIHPVTILSTLPTAGVGALLALMAGGYELDIIAIIGIILLIGIVKKNAIMMIDFALAAEREKGMTPYEAIYQACLLRFRPILMTTMAALLGALPLMLSTGIGAELRRPLGVSMVGGLIMSQILTLFTTPVIYLLFDQLAHYRRNKNNKKDKQIRLDKSSVNHQEPL; translated from the coding sequence ATGCAATCTGATTCTCCAATGACCGGCGGAGGGCCATCCCGCCTGTTTATCCTGCGCCCTGTTGCCACAACACTGTTTATGATTGCTATCTTGCTGACCGGGATAATGGGTTACCGGATGCTACCAGTCTCTGCATTGCCACAAGTGGATTATCCCACTATTCAGGTGGTAACACTGTATCCTGGTGCCAATCCAGATGTGATGACATCCGCTGTCACTGCACCACTGGAACGCCAGTTTGGTCAAATGTCCGGCTTAAAACAAATGTCATCCAGAAGTTCCGGCGGAGCTTCTGTTATCACGTTGGTATTTCAGCTCTCACTACCCTTAGACGTGGCAGAGCAAGATGTACAGGCGGCGATCAATTCAGCCAGTAATCTATTGCCCGATGATCTGCCCTATCCCCCCATTTACAGCAAAGTCAATCCGGCTGATCCGCCTATATTGACGCTGGCCGTAACCTCTGATGCCCTGCCGATGAGTCAGGTACAAGATATGGTGGAAACGCGCATATCCCAGCGTATTTCTCAGGTCAGTGGTGTCGGTTTGGTGACGTTGGCGGGCGGGCAACGCCCCGCTGTGCGCGTGAAATTGAACGCACAAGCTTTGGCGGCACAAGGATTAGACAGCGATGTTATCCGTTCTGCTATCATGAAAGCCAATGTGAATTCGGCAAAAGGCAGTTTTGACGGCCCCACTCGCTCTATTACCATATCCTCCAATGACCAGATGAAATCTATCGATGATTATCGCAATTTAATCGTGGCCTATAAAAATGATGCGCCGATCCGCTTGCGTGATGTCGCCACCATTGAACAGGGCGTGGAAAATAGCAAATTGGGCGCATGGGCGAATGAAAAACCCGCCATCGTCATCAATGTCCAGCGCCAGCCTGGGGCTAATGTTATTGAAACTACGGATAATATCCGCATCATGTTGCCAGAATTGATCAACAGCCTGCCCAAATCTGTCAATGTGGAAATGCTGACAGATCGTACGGTTTCGATCCGTCATTCCGTCAAAGATGTGCAATTTGAATTGTTGCTGGCTATTGCGCTGGTCGTCATGGTGATCTACCTGTTTTTGCGCAATGTAACGGCAACCTTGATCCCAAGTATTGCCGTACCGCTTTCGCTGGTGGGTACATTTGCTGTGATGTATTTTTGCGGCTTTTCCGTCAATAACCTCACCTTAATGGCATTAACTATCGCAACCGGCTTTGTGGTGGATGATGCTATTGTGGTGATAGAAAATATTTCCCGTTACATTGAACGGGGAGAAAAACCGCTGGCGGCAGCGCTAAAAGGCGCGGGTGAAATTGGTTTTACGATTATTTCCCTGACTTTCTCATTAATCGCCGTTTTGATCCCTCTGCTATTTATGGGGGATATCGTCGGTCGGCTATTCAGGGAATTCGCCATTACCCTCGCCGTCGCGATTTTAATTTCTGCCGTTGTCTCACTGACGCTAACGCCGATGATGTGTGCAAGGATGCTGAAACCCGAAGCTGATATTAAACACAATCGCTTCGAGCAAGCGTGCGAACGCTTCTTTGAACGCATAATTGCCGTGTATGCTGTCCTCCTGAAACGGGTGTTGAATCATCCCTGGATAACACTTGGTGTTGCATTCGGTACGTTAGCCCTGACTGCCCTACTTTATATCATGATCCCTAAAGGGTTCTTTCCCTTGCAAGACAATGGCCTGATCCAAGGCACACTGGAAGCACCACAATCCATTTCGTTCAATGCAATGGCAGATAAACAGCGGCAAGTTACGGCTCTGCTATTAAAAGATCCTGCTGTAGACAATGTCACCACCTTTATTGGTATCGATGGTAGCAATCCAACATTGAATAATGCACGTCTTCAAATCACGTTGAAACCACTCAAGGAGCGTGACGACCGGATTGACGAGGTGATCCCACGCCTGCAAGCGCGAATTGCTAAAGTTCCCGACGTCAAGTTATACCTGCAACCCACTCAGGATTTGACCATTGATACCCAGCTATCGCGCACGCAATACCAATTTACGTTGCAAGCCACTTCGCTTGATGAACTCGCAGTCTGGGTTCCAAAATTGCAACATGCCCTAAAACAACGTTCAGAATTGGTGGATATCGGTAACAATTGGCAAAATCAGGGGTTAGTAGCCTACCTCAATGTGAATAGGGATATGGCCAGCCGTTTTGGGATCTCTATGGCCGCCGTCGACAATGCTTTGTATAACGCTTTTGGCCAACGCCTGATTTCAACTATTTACACTCAGTCAAATCAATATCGCGTTATCCTTGAGCAAGATACGAAGAATTCATCGGGGCTGGAAGCAATAAACAATCTTTATCTGACCGGTAATGATGGCAAAATGGTACCTCTCAATACCATTGCCACAGTTGAACAACGGTTAGGGAATTTGTCTATTGACCATCTGCAACAATTTCCTGCGGCCACTTTTTCATTCAACGTAGCGAAAGATTCATCCCTTGAACAAGCGGTCAATGCCGTCAAAGAGGCAGAACAAGCAATCCAAATGCCAAAAGATATCATTACGCAATTTCAGGGAGCGACACTGGCGTTCCAGGATGCACTCAGTAATACCCTTTGGCTGATTTTAGCGGCTGTCGTCGCCATGTATATCGTGCTCGGTATTTTGTACGAAAGCTTTATTCACCCTGTCACTATCTTGTCAACCTTACCTACTGCGGGGGTTGGCGCATTGTTAGCTTTAATGGCTGGCGGGTACGAACTGGATATTATTGCCATCATTGGCATCATTCTCTTAATTGGCATTGTGAAGAAAAACGCCATCATGATGATCGATTTTGCTCTGGCCGCAGAGCGGGAGAAAGGGATGACTCCTTATGAAGCTATTTATCAGGCCTGTCTGTTACGTTTCAGGCCAATTTTGATGACAACAATGGCAGCACTGCTGGGCGCATTGCCATTGATGTTGAGCACCGGTATTGGTGCAGAGCTGCGCCGTCCGTTAGGCGTCAGTATGGTGGGAGGTCTGATTATGAGCCAAATCCTAACCTTATTCACAACGCCTGTTATTTATCTGTTGTTTGATCAGTTAGCACACTACCGTCGCAATAAAAACAATAAGAAAGATAAACAAATAAGGCTAGATAAATCCTCAGTTAATCATCAGGAGCCGCTGTGA
- the mdtC gene encoding multidrug efflux RND transporter permease subunit MdtC produces MKFFALFIQRPVATTLLSLAITLCGALSFILLPISPLPQVDFPVITVQAFMPGASPETMASSVTTPLEGALGRIAGVKEMSSASSLGSSSIYLEFDLNRDINGAARDVQAAINAAQSLLPSGMPDKPRYHKANLSDAPIMILTLTSDNYSEGQLYDLASTRLAQKLSQIEGVSKVSVGGSSLPAIRVELNPNALFNQGISLNDVSNAINNANVRLPTGHVDTNNQIWQLRTNDELKTPDSYRSIIVHYNNGAPVRLQDVANVKRSVEDIRAAGMSGNKSAIVLIIRREASANIISTVQRIRDQLPALQASLPANIQLNVAQDRSPTIQASLHEVKRALAIAVALVILVVFLFLRSGRATLIPAIAVPVSLIGTFTAMYLCGFSLNNLSLMALTIATGFVVDDAIVVLENISRHLNAGLTPMQAALKGSREVGFTVLAMSLSLIAVFIPLVLIDELLGRLFRDFAVTLATAIGISLFVSLTLTPMMCAHLLKSTPKNAQKQTRGFGKVLLSIQQGYARSLKWILNHTRWVLLTLVGIIALNIWLYISIPKTFFPQQDTGKMLGFVVADQSISFQAMREKMKRFMQVVDDDPTVDNVVGFTGGDSINMGFMFVSLKPLKERSESIQQVITRLRSKLTNEAGARLYLVPVQDLRSGGRGGKSTYQFNLLSDDFDALRKWSPIVKKALEKLPQLVDVNGDEDEEAKGAEIAITYDRDVMARLGINVAEANNLLNNAFGQRQVSTIYAPLNQYKVVMEVAPQYNQDPSALEKMFVINSKGERIPLSYFAQWRPANAPLDVYHQELSASSTIAFDVAPGYTLSDAISAIEKTITELGVPSAVRSSFAGTAQDFQESERSQLLVILAAIVAVYLVLGVLYENYIHPLTILSTLPSAGIGALLALELFNTPFSLIAMIGIMLLVGIVKKNAIIMVDFALEAQRNSKLSAQEAIFQASLLRFRPIMMTTLSALFGALPLVLSNGDGAELRFPLGITIVGGLVVSQLLTLYTTPVVYLFFDRLREKWRLRKTIPSQRVDAN; encoded by the coding sequence GTGAAATTCTTCGCCCTATTTATCCAGCGACCAGTTGCCACCACATTACTGAGTTTAGCCATCACTCTATGTGGGGCACTCAGTTTTATCCTGCTGCCTATATCGCCGTTGCCACAAGTTGATTTTCCCGTGATAACAGTTCAGGCTTTCATGCCCGGCGCGTCACCAGAAACGATGGCGTCCTCCGTAACGACGCCTCTGGAAGGCGCATTAGGCCGGATAGCGGGGGTAAAAGAGATGTCTTCTGCCAGCTCGTTGGGAAGTTCTTCTATTTACCTGGAATTTGATCTCAATCGGGATATCAATGGCGCAGCACGGGATGTCCAGGCCGCGATCAATGCCGCTCAAAGCTTGTTACCTTCCGGTATGCCAGACAAGCCAAGGTATCATAAAGCTAATCTATCAGACGCCCCAATCATGATCTTAACTCTCACCTCAGATAATTATAGTGAGGGGCAACTGTATGATCTTGCGTCTACCCGATTGGCGCAAAAGCTTTCTCAAATAGAAGGTGTCAGCAAAGTCAGTGTCGGTGGTAGTTCATTACCGGCTATACGTGTTGAGCTAAACCCTAATGCGCTCTTCAACCAAGGTATTTCTCTCAACGATGTCAGTAATGCCATCAATAATGCTAATGTTCGGCTGCCGACAGGCCATGTTGATACCAATAACCAGATCTGGCAGCTACGCACCAATGATGAATTGAAAACACCTGACAGTTACCGTTCGATTATTGTCCATTATAATAATGGAGCACCTGTCAGGTTGCAGGATGTTGCAAATGTTAAGCGCTCTGTCGAGGATATCCGCGCCGCAGGCATGTCTGGGAATAAGTCTGCAATTGTGCTTATTATCCGCCGCGAAGCGAGTGCAAATATCATCTCAACCGTGCAACGCATTCGTGATCAGCTCCCTGCCCTGCAAGCCTCCTTGCCTGCTAATATTCAGCTCAACGTTGCTCAGGATCGTTCACCAACTATTCAGGCTTCCCTGCACGAAGTAAAACGCGCATTAGCCATTGCCGTCGCTTTAGTGATTCTGGTCGTATTCCTGTTTTTACGTTCCGGCCGAGCTACGCTGATCCCGGCAATTGCCGTTCCGGTATCGCTCATTGGTACTTTTACCGCCATGTATTTATGTGGTTTCAGCCTCAACAATCTTTCGTTGATGGCATTAACTATTGCCACCGGATTTGTTGTCGATGATGCCATTGTGGTATTGGAGAATATTTCCCGTCATTTAAATGCGGGCTTAACCCCCATGCAGGCGGCTCTCAAGGGAAGCAGAGAAGTTGGGTTTACTGTGCTGGCTATGAGCCTGTCACTGATTGCGGTATTTATTCCCCTTGTATTGATCGATGAATTACTTGGCAGGCTATTCCGGGATTTTGCTGTTACCCTGGCAACTGCCATTGGGATTTCTTTGTTCGTTTCACTGACCTTAACCCCGATGATGTGTGCCCATCTGCTCAAATCCACACCTAAAAATGCTCAGAAGCAAACACGGGGATTCGGTAAGGTTTTGTTGAGCATTCAACAAGGCTATGCCCGCTCATTAAAATGGATACTCAACCATACTCGCTGGGTATTGTTGACATTGGTTGGCATTATCGCGCTGAATATCTGGCTCTATATCAGTATTCCGAAAACGTTTTTCCCGCAACAAGATACCGGAAAAATGTTGGGGTTTGTGGTTGCTGACCAAAGCATTTCATTTCAGGCCATGCGGGAAAAAATGAAACGCTTTATGCAAGTTGTCGATGATGATCCAACCGTGGATAATGTCGTAGGTTTTACCGGTGGTGACAGCATCAATATGGGCTTTATGTTTGTTTCACTGAAGCCATTGAAAGAGCGTAGTGAAAGCATCCAACAAGTTATTACCCGCTTAAGAAGTAAACTGACCAATGAAGCGGGAGCACGTCTCTATTTAGTTCCTGTTCAGGACCTGAGAAGCGGAGGACGAGGCGGTAAATCGACTTACCAGTTTAATTTACTGTCAGATGATTTTGACGCATTGCGCAAATGGAGTCCTATCGTCAAGAAAGCATTGGAAAAATTGCCTCAATTGGTGGATGTCAACGGCGATGAAGACGAAGAAGCTAAAGGCGCTGAAATAGCGATTACTTATGATCGTGATGTGATGGCTCGTTTAGGCATCAATGTTGCTGAGGCAAATAATTTACTCAACAATGCTTTTGGTCAGAGACAGGTTTCCACGATTTACGCCCCTTTGAATCAATATAAAGTGGTCATGGAAGTGGCACCGCAATATAACCAAGATCCCAGTGCATTGGAGAAGATGTTTGTCATTAATAGCAAAGGAGAACGCATTCCCCTTTCCTACTTTGCTCAATGGCGCCCTGCCAATGCACCATTGGATGTTTATCACCAGGAACTTTCGGCTTCTTCTACCATTGCCTTTGATGTAGCGCCAGGCTATACGCTGTCTGATGCAATCAGTGCAATAGAAAAAACAATAACAGAACTGGGTGTTCCTTCAGCAGTACGTAGCTCTTTTGCCGGCACAGCACAGGATTTTCAAGAGAGTGAACGTTCGCAATTATTGGTGATCCTGGCGGCTATAGTCGCTGTTTATCTGGTGCTTGGTGTACTCTATGAGAATTATATTCATCCTCTGACAATCCTTTCTACCCTGCCTTCTGCGGGTATAGGTGCTTTGCTGGCTCTGGAACTGTTCAATACCCCCTTTAGCCTAATCGCCATGATTGGGATTATGCTGTTGGTGGGTATTGTTAAGAAAAATGCCATTATCATGGTGGATTTTGCCCTTGAAGCTCAACGAAACAGCAAGCTCAGTGCTCAGGAAGCGATTTTTCAGGCCAGTTTATTGCGATTCCGTCCGATTATGATGACGACGCTTTCTGCCCTGTTTGGTGCTTTACCTTTGGTATTGAGCAATGGGGATGGTGCAGAATTACGTTTCCCACTGGGGATCACGATTGTAGGTGGTCTGGTGGTAAGCCAGCTTCTCACGTTGTATACCACTCCGGTTGTATATCTGTTTTTTGACCGATTACGTGAAAAATGGCGCCTTCGCAAAACAATACCCTCTCAGAGAGTTGACGCCAACTAG
- the baeS gene encoding two-component system sensor histidine kinase BaeS codes for MRIGISSKLFLAIFATCMLVLITMHWGIYLSFQHGFMGYIKQNSQNRANTLAQALTEQYQQYGNWHFLTENDRAIFQIIRTIEQNDNPHQKTKPHGWRPQFWVVDTHMHRLVGHSNDIPVESYREPITYKNNIVGWVIVSASDKITRQADISFAHQQQLTSWAIVGFSTLLALIATFLLSRGLLRPVKRLVEGTHKLAAGDFSIRVVPSSEDEIGKLAMDFNQLASTLEKNEQMRRDYMADISHELRTPLSVLRGELEALQDGVRKLTPETICSLLAEVTTLTKLVDDLHLLSLSNRGSLAYRKESVNVSELLQISVANYHGRFADKQITLALNVKENITLLADPNRLTQLFHNLLENSLRYTNEHGKVIICGYSNQQKWILDIQDSAPGLTVEQCQQVFERFYRCESSRNRASGGSGLGLAICYNIVEAHTGIIRAESSPLGGVKIHVELPLIKSSELETQ; via the coding sequence ATAAGAATAGGTATCAGCAGTAAACTTTTTCTGGCCATTTTTGCCACTTGTATGCTGGTATTGATCACAATGCACTGGGGCATTTACCTCAGCTTTCAGCACGGTTTTATGGGCTATATTAAACAAAATAGCCAAAATCGGGCGAATACGCTGGCACAAGCATTGACAGAACAATACCAGCAATATGGCAATTGGCATTTTCTGACTGAAAATGATCGCGCGATATTTCAAATTATCCGCACGATTGAACAGAATGACAACCCGCATCAGAAAACCAAACCTCACGGGTGGCGTCCCCAATTTTGGGTTGTGGATACTCACATGCATCGTTTAGTCGGGCATTCTAATGATATTCCGGTAGAAAGTTATCGCGAGCCGATCACCTATAAAAACAATATTGTCGGTTGGGTAATTGTCAGTGCCTCAGATAAAATTACCCGTCAGGCTGATATTAGCTTCGCTCACCAGCAGCAACTTACCAGTTGGGCTATTGTCGGTTTTTCCACCTTACTGGCATTAATCGCCACTTTTCTTCTCTCACGTGGCCTTTTAAGACCAGTTAAGCGGTTAGTGGAAGGGACACATAAACTCGCGGCAGGCGATTTCAGTATTCGTGTCGTTCCATCCAGTGAAGATGAAATCGGTAAACTGGCAATGGATTTTAACCAACTTGCCAGCACGCTGGAAAAAAATGAACAGATGCGCCGTGATTACATGGCTGATATTTCCCATGAACTGCGTACTCCACTTTCTGTTCTGCGCGGTGAACTGGAAGCTTTACAAGATGGTGTACGGAAACTAACGCCGGAAACTATCTGTTCCTTGCTTGCTGAAGTCACTACCCTGACAAAACTGGTAGACGATCTGCATTTATTATCCCTTTCTAATCGCGGTTCGCTGGCGTATAGAAAAGAATCTGTTAATGTCAGTGAATTACTGCAAATCTCCGTAGCGAATTATCATGGCCGTTTTGCGGATAAGCAAATCACGTTGGCATTGAATGTAAAGGAAAATATAACCCTGCTTGCTGATCCAAATCGGCTAACACAGTTATTTCATAATTTGCTGGAAAATAGCCTGCGTTACACCAATGAGCATGGAAAGGTCATTATTTGCGGATATTCCAACCAGCAAAAATGGATATTGGATATACAAGACAGTGCACCTGGATTGACTGTCGAACAATGCCAGCAGGTTTTTGAACGTTTTTATCGTTGTGAATCTTCCCGTAACCGCGCAAGCGGAGGTTCAGGGCTTGGGCTGGCAATTTGCTATAACATTGTTGAAGCCCATACTGGGATAATACGTGCGGAAAGCTCACCTTTAGGTGGTGTTAAAATTCACGTAGAATTACCATTGATTAAATCGTCTGAACTTGAAACACAATGA
- the baeR gene encoding two-component system response regulator BaeR, whose protein sequence is MSTQLTQYTVLIVEDEPKLGQLLVDYLQSADYQTQWLKRGDEVIAHVQKYHPHIILLDLMLPGLDGLSICRELRKFSDIPIVMMTAKTEEIDRLLGLEIGADDYICKPYSPREMVARVKTILRRCYRPKEIISEQGALTIDEKHFQARYLEQALELTPVEFRLLKIMSGQPGRVFSRDQLLNNLYDDHRIVNDRTIDSHIKNLRRKLEQLDGDKSFIRSIYGLGYRWEAEICRLI, encoded by the coding sequence ATGAGTACACAACTGACACAATATACTGTTCTCATCGTTGAAGATGAACCAAAGTTAGGGCAACTGCTGGTTGATTATCTGCAATCCGCAGATTACCAAACCCAATGGCTCAAGCGTGGTGATGAAGTCATCGCTCATGTGCAAAAATACCATCCTCATATTATCTTGCTTGATCTTATGTTGCCCGGTCTTGATGGATTATCGATCTGTCGGGAATTACGTAAATTTTCAGATATCCCGATTGTCATGATGACTGCCAAAACGGAAGAAATTGACCGACTGCTCGGTTTAGAAATTGGGGCTGACGATTATATTTGTAAACCTTATAGCCCGCGGGAAATGGTAGCCAGGGTCAAGACAATCTTACGCCGTTGTTACCGTCCGAAGGAGATCATCAGTGAGCAAGGCGCACTGACTATTGATGAAAAACACTTTCAGGCGCGTTATCTTGAACAGGCGCTTGAATTAACACCGGTTGAATTCCGTCTGCTCAAAATTATGTCCGGCCAACCAGGGCGGGTTTTTTCCCGTGATCAACTATTGAATAACCTTTATGACGATCATCGCATTGTGAATGACCGTACGATTGATAGCCACATTAAAAACTTGCGCAGAAAACTGGAGCAACTGGATGGGGATAAATCTTTTATCCGTTCCATTTATGGATTGGGTTATCGTTGGGAAGCTGAAATCTGTCGTTTGATATGA
- a CDS encoding IS5 family transposase, with protein MPRTMLSKSLWNTLAVLMQQHGCIYYKEEHYLTFEGILYRMRTGCPWRDLPEEFGKWNTLFKRFNAWSKKGVFALLFKLLSENTDTEWLFINGSIVRAHQHSSGAVSPEDEAIGKSRGGRSTKIHLAVDSYGLPVHFELSGGKTHDIVHAESLVAHSPTSDYESNVFRRFVEKRGSKTVIPYRKNSRKSDKNIDDVLYRYRHLVENAFARIKHFRAIATRYDKLARNYASMLALAFVMIWLPMWVE; from the coding sequence ATGCCAAGAACAATGTTATCAAAATCTTTATGGAATACGCTAGCTGTATTGATGCAACAACATGGATGCATTTACTACAAAGAAGAACATTACCTAACTTTCGAAGGGATACTTTATCGAATGAGAACGGGATGTCCGTGGCGGGATTTACCCGAGGAATTCGGAAAATGGAATACCCTTTTTAAGCGTTTCAATGCCTGGTCAAAAAAAGGGGTTTTTGCGCTATTATTCAAATTGTTATCTGAGAATACGGATACCGAGTGGTTATTCATTAATGGCAGTATTGTGCGTGCTCATCAACACAGTTCAGGAGCCGTATCACCGGAAGATGAAGCCATTGGCAAGAGTCGGGGTGGGCGTTCTACAAAAATTCATTTGGCTGTAGACAGTTACGGGCTGCCCGTGCATTTTGAGCTGTCAGGGGGCAAAACACATGACATTGTCCATGCGGAAAGTTTAGTTGCACATTCACCCACATCCGATTACGAGAGTAACGTGTTCAGAAGATTCGTTGAAAAACGAGGTTCGAAAACAGTGATTCCTTATCGAAAAAACAGCCGAAAATCAGATAAGAATATTGATGATGTTTTATACCGTTATCGGCATTTGGTCGAAAATGCGTTTGCCAGAATAAAACATTTTCGAGCTATTGCGACAAGATACGATAAATTAGCCCGAAATTATGCCAGCATGTTGGCGCTGGCATTTGTCATGATATGGCTACCCATGTGGGTTGAGTAA